In uncultured Fusobacterium sp., a genomic segment contains:
- the pepF gene encoding oligoendopeptidase F, whose protein sequence is MLKRDEIDQKYKWNLTDYYENWEAWDRELSEVKELMKKVPEYKGKIRYSCEKFIELIKLEEELNRRAEKLYVYPYMLKDLNSKDEVASIKMQEIQALFTQYSVTVAWMTPEILEIPKETMEKWIEKNEELRDQKFNIMEIYRLQGHVLDAEKEKLLSYYGQYMGSPDDIYGELSISDMKWNEVELSDGYKGPVTNGIYSKVLSTNRNQEDRRKAFEALYSSFDGNKNTYAAIYRSLLQRDAASAQARNYNSTLEKALEPKNVPVEVFETLLKSAIDNNAPLQRYVKLRQKALGLKDYHYYDNSINIVEYNKEFEYDKAKEMVLASVAPLGEKYTKKMATALSDGWIDVFETENKRSGAYSLGIYDVHPYVLLNYQGTMDDVFTVAHEMGHAMHSTLSSEAQPYATHDYTIFVAEVASTFNERLMLDYMIKNSNDSNEKIALIEQALGNIVGTFYIQTLFANYEYQAHKLVEEGKAITPDVLSGIMDNLFKQYFGDTLAMDELQKVIWARIPHFFNSPYYVYQYATSFASSANLYDRITNEKYSQEEREKATKDYLTLLQSGGNDHPMSQLKKAGVDLEKEESFHAVAKEFDRLLDLLEDELKKINK, encoded by the coding sequence ATGTTAAAAAGAGATGAGATTGATCAAAAATATAAATGGAATTTAACAGATTATTATGAAAACTGGGAAGCATGGGATAGAGAACTTTCAGAAGTAAAAGAGTTAATGAAAAAAGTTCCTGAATATAAGGGAAAAATAAGATATAGTTGTGAAAAATTTATTGAGTTAATAAAATTAGAAGAGGAGTTAAATAGAAGAGCTGAAAAATTATATGTATATCCATATATGTTAAAAGATTTAAACTCTAAAGATGAAGTTGCATCAATTAAAATGCAAGAAATTCAAGCACTATTCACTCAATACTCAGTAACAGTAGCTTGGATGACTCCTGAAATTTTAGAGATTCCAAAGGAAACTATGGAAAAATGGATAGAAAAAAATGAAGAGTTAAGAGATCAAAAATTTAATATAATGGAAATCTATAGATTACAAGGGCATGTATTAGATGCTGAAAAAGAAAAACTTCTTTCATACTATGGACAATATATGGGATCACCTGATGATATTTATGGAGAACTATCTATATCAGATATGAAGTGGAATGAAGTAGAGCTATCTGATGGATATAAAGGACCTGTTACAAATGGAATTTACTCAAAAGTACTGTCTACAAATAGAAATCAAGAAGATAGAAGAAAAGCTTTTGAAGCTCTTTATAGCTCTTTTGATGGAAATAAAAATACATATGCAGCTATCTATAGATCACTTTTACAAAGAGATGCTGCTTCTGCTCAAGCAAGAAACTATAATTCAACTTTAGAAAAAGCTTTAGAGCCTAAAAATGTCCCAGTAGAAGTATTTGAAACTCTTTTAAAATCAGCAATAGATAACAATGCTCCTCTACAAAGATATGTAAAACTTAGACAAAAAGCATTGGGATTAAAAGATTATCACTATTATGATAATAGCATAAACATTGTTGAATATAACAAAGAATTTGAATATGATAAAGCAAAAGAGATGGTATTAGCATCAGTAGCTCCATTAGGAGAAAAGTATACAAAGAAAATGGCAACTGCTTTAAGTGATGGTTGGATAGATGTATTTGAAACTGAAAATAAGAGAAGTGGAGCATACTCATTGGGAATCTACGATGTTCACCCATATGTACTTTTAAACTATCAAGGAACTATGGATGATGTATTTACAGTAGCTCACGAAATGGGACATGCTATGCACTCAACTCTTTCTAGTGAGGCTCAACCATATGCAACACATGACTATACAATATTTGTTGCAGAGGTAGCATCAACATTTAATGAAAGATTGATGTTAGATTACATGATAAAAAATAGTAATGATTCAAATGAAAAGATAGCTCTTATTGAACAAGCTCTAGGAAATATTGTAGGAACTTTCTATATTCAAACTCTATTTGCTAACTATGAGTATCAAGCTCATAAATTAGTTGAAGAGGGGAAAGCTATCACTCCAGATGTGTTAAGTGGAATTATGGATAATCTATTTAAACAATATTTTGGAGATACTCTTGCAATGGACGAACTTCAAAAAGTAATTTGGGCAAGAATTCCTCATTTCTTTAACTCTCCATATTATGTATATCAATATGCTACAAGCTTTGCTTCATCTGCAAATCTATATGATAGAATTACAAATGAAAAATATAGCCAAGAGGAGAGAGAAAAAGCTACTAAAGATTATTTAACTCTTCTTCAATCTGGAGGAAATGATCATCCTATGAGCCAACTTAAAAAAGCTGGTGTTGATTTAGAAAAAGAGGAAAGCTTCCATGCTGTAGCTAAAGAATTTGATAGATTACTTGATCTGTTAGAAGATGAATTAAAGAAGATAAATAAATAA
- a CDS encoding spore maturation protein: MTFTGIMNLISLYAIPVMILGIVLTGVIKKVKVYEVFCEGAKEGFTTAVRIIPFLVAMLVAIGIFRASGSIDWMVKILDPILSKIGMPGEVLPLAIMRPLSGGGANGILVDLMKTHGADSLIGRMASTMSGSTETTFYVLAVYFGAVSIRKTRHAVAAGLLADVAGLLTAVWISNIVFG, translated from the coding sequence ATGACATTTACAGGAATAATGAATTTAATATCTTTATATGCAATACCAGTGATGATATTAGGGATAGTATTAACAGGAGTAATAAAAAAAGTAAAAGTTTATGAGGTGTTTTGTGAAGGAGCAAAGGAAGGATTCACAACAGCAGTAAGAATAATTCCATTTTTAGTTGCAATGTTAGTTGCAATAGGAATATTTAGAGCTTCAGGAAGCATAGATTGGATGGTAAAAATACTAGATCCAATATTATCAAAAATAGGAATGCCAGGAGAAGTATTACCATTAGCAATAATGAGACCATTATCAGGTGGAGGGGCAAATGGAATATTAGTTGATTTAATGAAAACACATGGTGCAGATTCATTAATAGGAAGAATGGCATCAACAATGAGTGGATCAACAGAAACAACATTCTATGTATTAGCAGTATATTTTGGAGCAGTAAGCATAAGAAAAACAAGACATGCAGTTGCTGCTGGTTTACTTGCAGATGTGGCAGGGTTATTAACGGCAGTATGGATTTCTAATATTGTTTTTGGATAA
- a CDS encoding nucleoside recognition domain-containing protein produces the protein MINYIWCGMIIIGIIVGTLTGNIEVVSTAAIEWAETAVELSLGLIGVMALWLGLMKIAEEAGIVRGMGLLMKPIMVRLFPEVPADHPAMGSIVANMAANFFGLGNAATPLGIKAMQELQDLNENKDEASNAMVMFLAINTSSVTLISSSTIAYRSAAGAANPADIIGPTIVATIVSTAVAIIACKVLEKLPKYKREKVTITKEETK, from the coding sequence ATGATAAATTATATTTGGTGTGGAATGATAATAATAGGGATAATAGTAGGAACTTTGACTGGAAATATAGAGGTAGTTTCAACAGCGGCTATTGAATGGGCAGAAACAGCAGTAGAACTATCATTAGGATTAATTGGAGTAATGGCATTATGGTTAGGGTTAATGAAGATAGCTGAAGAAGCTGGAATAGTAAGAGGTATGGGACTATTAATGAAACCTATAATGGTAAGATTATTCCCTGAAGTACCAGCAGATCATCCAGCAATGGGAAGTATAGTTGCAAATATGGCAGCAAACTTCTTTGGACTAGGAAATGCAGCAACACCATTAGGAATAAAAGCTATGCAAGAGTTACAAGATTTAAATGAAAATAAAGATGAAGCCTCAAATGCAATGGTAATGTTTTTAGCAATAAATACTTCATCTGTAACATTGATATCATCAAGTACAATAGCATATAGATCAGCAGCAGGAGCAGCAAACCCTGCTGATATAATAGGACCAACAATAGTAGCAACGATTGTATCAACAGCAGTGGCAATAATAGCATGTAAAGTATTAGAGAAACTTCCAAAATATAAGAGGGAAAAAGTTACAATAACAAAAGAGGAAACTAAATAG
- a CDS encoding YbaB/EbfC family nucleoid-associated protein, whose protein sequence is MVRKLKGGRTNGAGSQMDILKQAQVMQQQMMAVQEGLKEKELVASVGGGAVTVKVNGQKELLEVKFNDEIVKEAAEDKEMLEDLVLSAVKEAMRQADELAEAEMGKVTGGINIPGLF, encoded by the coding sequence ATGGTTAGAAAATTAAAAGGTGGAAGAACTAATGGAGCAGGGAGCCAAATGGATATATTAAAACAAGCTCAAGTTATGCAACAACAAATGATGGCAGTTCAAGAAGGACTAAAAGAAAAAGAACTTGTTGCATCAGTTGGTGGAGGAGCTGTTACTGTTAAAGTAAATGGACAAAAAGAACTTCTTGAAGTTAAATTCAATGATGAAATAGTTAAAGAAGCTGCTGAAGATAAAGAAATGTTAGAAGATTTAGTTCTTTCTGCTGTTAAAGAAGCTATGAGACAAGCTGACGAATTAGCAGAAGCTGAAATGGGAAAAGTAACTGGTGGAATTAATATCCCTGGATTATTCTAA
- the sppA gene encoding signal peptide peptidase SppA, with product MKILRFLKKIILGTIFFITKEIFSFLIKGFLFLIIILGISGVVLNEFFKKDNIIIENESYIEIDLAREFREKTKNLPEILKNEDVNFYSLLKTFDSIEKDEKIKGVILKLDNLALNRGQIEELSKKIASLKSNNKIIYSYITSVDNRNYSLATKSNEIFMPPAMSANVNITGYYTKMMYYKNLADKLGIKVNVVHVGDYKSYGEQYVKDKMSPEYKENMERLLNKVYDNFVDNISEDRRLNKNLINERILAGDLMVSEPYQLKKLGMVDELMYYEQIKEFVGKKKVISLDKYLQYVYDNKKSTKKNNDKIAIIYAEGTILTGEEPRNLSDQLTPNTIIAELDKALKNKNIKGIVLRVNSPGGSALASAVINNKIKEVDKVKPVYVSIGGIAASGGYYISADAKKIFADKGSLTGSIGVVSLIPNVKELVEKIDINIEELKKGEYADIYSLTNEVTKDKLDKIYASNLKVYDEFLNVVSEGRDLNREYVHSIAQGKVWLGEEALELKLVDEIGGIEDTISNLAKDLNLTHYDVIEISESLDYNSILKKYIPLIEVSDKIQSIFVEKELYFKSLYYFPYNI from the coding sequence GTGAAGATTTTAAGGTTTTTAAAAAAAATAATATTAGGAACTATCTTTTTTATAACAAAAGAGATATTTTCATTTTTAATAAAGGGATTTTTATTTCTAATTATTATCTTAGGAATAAGTGGTGTAGTTTTAAATGAATTTTTTAAAAAAGATAATATTATTATAGAAAATGAAAGTTATATTGAAATAGACTTGGCTAGAGAATTTAGAGAAAAAACTAAAAATTTACCTGAAATATTAAAAAATGAAGATGTAAACTTCTATTCTCTTCTAAAAACTTTTGATTCTATTGAAAAAGATGAAAAGATAAAGGGAGTTATACTTAAATTAGATAACCTTGCTTTAAATAGAGGACAAATTGAAGAGTTAAGCAAGAAAATTGCTTCATTAAAAAGTAACAATAAAATTATATATAGTTATATAACATCTGTTGATAATAGAAACTATTCTTTAGCAACAAAAAGTAATGAAATATTTATGCCTCCAGCAATGAGTGCAAATGTAAATATTACTGGATATTATACTAAAATGATGTACTATAAAAATCTAGCTGATAAATTAGGAATAAAAGTAAATGTAGTACATGTTGGAGATTATAAATCATATGGTGAACAATATGTAAAAGATAAAATGTCTCCTGAATATAAAGAAAATATGGAGAGACTTTTAAATAAAGTCTATGATAATTTTGTAGATAATATTAGTGAAGATAGGAGGCTAAATAAAAATCTGATTAATGAAAGAATTTTAGCTGGTGATCTAATGGTTTCAGAGCCTTATCAACTGAAAAAATTAGGAATGGTAGATGAGCTTATGTATTATGAACAAATTAAAGAGTTTGTTGGAAAAAAGAAAGTTATTTCTTTAGATAAATATCTTCAATATGTTTATGATAATAAAAAGTCTACTAAGAAAAATAATGATAAAATAGCTATTATTTATGCTGAAGGAACTATCTTAACGGGAGAAGAGCCTAGAAATCTTTCAGATCAATTAACACCAAATACAATAATAGCTGAATTAGATAAGGCTTTAAAAAATAAAAACATAAAGGGAATAGTATTGAGAGTAAACTCTCCTGGAGGCTCTGCTTTAGCTTCTGCTGTAATTAACAATAAGATTAAGGAAGTTGATAAGGTTAAGCCTGTATATGTCTCTATAGGAGGAATAGCAGCTTCAGGAGGATATTATATTTCTGCTGATGCAAAGAAAATTTTTGCTGATAAAGGAAGTCTTACAGGTTCGATAGGAGTTGTAAGTTTAATACCTAATGTTAAAGAGCTAGTTGAAAAAATAGATATAAATATTGAAGAATTGAAAAAAGGAGAATATGCAGATATATACTCTCTAACAAATGAAGTTACTAAAGATAAGTTAGACAAAATTTATGCTTCAAATTTAAAAGTCTATGATGAATTTTTAAATGTAGTCTCAGAGGGAAGAGATCTAAATAGGGAATATGTTCACTCAATAGCTCAAGGAAAGGTTTGGCTAGGAGAGGAAGCATTAGAATTAAAACTTGTAGATGAAATTGGAGGAATAGAAGATACAATAAGTAATTTAGCTAAGGATTTAAACTTAACTCATTATGATGTTATAGAAATTTCTGAATCTTTAGATTACAATTCAATCTTAAAAAAATATATTCCTTTAATAGAAGTAAGTGATAAAATTCAATCTATTTTTGTTGAAAAAGAGTTATATTTTAAATCTTTATATTATTTTCCCTATAATATTTAA
- the hydG gene encoding [FeFe] hydrogenase H-cluster radical SAM maturase HydG has translation MNKYNLDFLDENIINQIISDAEKKSEDSEIVREILKKAEKAEGISDEEAAILLSIKDENLLEEMYAVSKKIKEKIYGKRIVMFAPLYISNYCVNNCRYCGYKHCNDELFRKKLNSEELIAEVKALEKLGHKRIALEAGEDPINCSIDYVLDCIKDIYSIKFKNGSIRRINVNIAATTVENYRKLKEAEIGTYILFQESYHKPTYEYFHLQGPKKDYEYHTTAMFRAREAGIDDVGIGVLYGLYDYKYETIAMIRYANELEKVTGVGPHTISVPRLRPAENVSLENYPHLVEDKNFKKLVAVLRLAVPYTGLIISTREEAGFRDEIIDIGISQVSSGSCTGVGGYSEREKNIDEKPQFELGDNRSPMEMLKSLIESGYIPSYCTACYRNGRTGDRFMEIAKSGQINVMCEANALMTLKEFLLDYADDDLRALGDKVIMETLEKMPNEEFKAKIRENLKLIESGVRDINV, from the coding sequence TTGAATAAATATAATCTTGATTTTTTAGATGAAAATATAATAAACCAAATTATTTCAGACGCTGAGAAAAAAAGCGAAGATTCTGAAATAGTTAGAGAGATTTTAAAAAAAGCTGAAAAAGCTGAAGGAATAAGTGATGAAGAAGCTGCTATTCTTTTGAGTATAAAAGATGAAAATTTACTTGAAGAGATGTATGCTGTTTCAAAAAAAATTAAAGAGAAAATTTATGGAAAAAGAATTGTTATGTTTGCACCACTTTATATTAGTAACTATTGTGTAAACAATTGTAGATATTGTGGTTATAAACATTGTAATGATGAATTATTTAGAAAAAAATTAAATAGTGAGGAATTAATAGCTGAAGTTAAAGCTCTTGAAAAACTTGGACATAAAAGAATAGCTCTTGAAGCTGGAGAAGATCCTATAAATTGTTCTATTGATTATGTATTAGATTGTATAAAAGATATCTACTCAATAAAATTTAAAAATGGAAGTATTAGAAGAATAAATGTAAATATTGCTGCTACAACTGTTGAAAATTACAGAAAATTAAAAGAAGCTGAAATAGGTACATACATTCTTTTCCAAGAATCATATCATAAACCTACTTATGAATATTTCCATCTTCAAGGACCTAAAAAAGATTATGAATACCATACTACTGCTATGTTTAGAGCAAGAGAAGCAGGAATTGATGATGTTGGTATAGGAGTTCTTTATGGACTTTATGATTATAAATATGAAACAATAGCTATGATTAGATATGCAAATGAGCTTGAAAAAGTTACAGGAGTAGGACCTCATACTATATCTGTACCAAGATTAAGACCTGCTGAAAATGTATCACTAGAAAATTATCCTCACCTTGTAGAAGATAAAAACTTTAAAAAATTAGTTGCAGTTTTAAGACTTGCAGTTCCTTATACAGGACTTATTATTTCAACTAGAGAAGAAGCAGGATTTAGAGATGAGATAATTGATATTGGAATTTCTCAAGTAAGTAGTGGTTCTTGTACTGGTGTTGGAGGATATTCAGAAAGAGAAAAAAATATAGATGAAAAACCTCAATTTGAATTAGGGGACAATAGATCTCCAATGGAAATGCTAAAAAGCTTAATTGAAAGTGGATATATCCCAAGTTATTGTACTGCTTGTTATAGAAATGGACGTACAGGGGATAGATTTATGGAGATAGCTAAGAGTGGGCAGATCAATGTTATGTGTGAAGCTAATGCTCTAATGACTTTAAAAGAGTTTTTATTAGATTATGCTGATGATGATTTGAGAGCTCTTGGAGATAAAGTTATTATGGAAACTTTAGAAAAAATGCCAAATGAAGAGTTTAAAGCTAAAATAAGAGAAAATTTAAAACTTATTGAAAGTGGAGTAAGAGATATAAACGTTTAA
- a CDS encoding nucleoside kinase: MLEFNPRKYAVTLKLVFLKAVNDIYPEARVEIDHSLNNGTYGTIDLGRSLKEKDLEKINNRMKEIIEKDYEINLICEDNDTLKLKSQKIEREDIRKFLDNSGWTGMMEYEVGGYHDFMYEKPYSSTGVIKLYELTKYNEGFIIKYPLKNENELPPTIDNPKMAKIFQETGKWNSILDVSTIGTLNEKVLNREIGELVRVNEALHHKNLARIADQIVEDERIKLVTIAGPSSSGKTTFSKRLYIHLRASGKNPIVISLDNYYIGRKNVPLDEYGNKDYETIEALDLKLLNENLTELIAGKEVEIPEYNFVSGEREKKGKMMKVPENGLIIIEGIHGLNERLTSSIPKENKFKVYVSCLTQLNIDNHNRVATSDVREIRRIVRDSLARETGAEETLAMWDSVRRGEEKYIFPYQEDADVLFNSNLVYELGVLKRYAIRELIRIKPDSEYYEEAKRLIKLLYCFVDIDIKYIPDDSILKEFIGDSIFYKY, translated from the coding sequence ATGTTAGAGTTTAATCCGAGAAAGTATGCAGTAACCTTAAAATTAGTTTTTTTAAAAGCAGTAAATGACATTTACCCAGAGGCAAGGGTAGAAATAGATCATTCACTAAACAATGGAACCTATGGAACCATTGATCTTGGTAGAAGTTTAAAAGAGAAAGATCTTGAAAAAATTAACAATAGAATGAAAGAGATAATAGAAAAGGATTATGAGATAAATCTTATATGTGAAGATAATGATACTTTAAAATTAAAAAGTCAGAAGATAGAGAGAGAAGATATAAGGAAATTTTTAGATAATTCAGGTTGGACAGGAATGATGGAGTATGAAGTAGGAGGATACCATGATTTTATGTATGAAAAACCTTACTCTTCAACTGGAGTTATAAAACTTTATGAACTAACAAAGTATAATGAAGGGTTTATAATAAAATATCCTTTAAAAAATGAAAATGAACTACCTCCAACAATTGATAATCCTAAAATGGCTAAAATTTTTCAAGAGACAGGAAAATGGAATAGTATATTAGACGTTTCAACTATTGGTACTTTAAATGAGAAAGTATTAAATAGAGAGATAGGAGAGCTAGTAAGAGTAAATGAGGCATTACATCATAAAAATTTAGCCAGAATAGCAGATCAAATTGTAGAGGATGAAAGGATAAAATTAGTAACTATTGCAGGACCATCATCTTCTGGGAAAACGACATTTAGTAAAAGATTATATATTCATTTAAGAGCAAGTGGAAAAAATCCAATAGTTATATCTCTAGATAACTACTATATTGGAAGAAAAAATGTTCCATTAGATGAATATGGAAATAAAGATTATGAAACAATAGAAGCTTTAGATTTGAAATTGCTTAATGAAAATTTAACTGAACTTATTGCAGGAAAAGAAGTTGAAATTCCTGAATATAATTTTGTTAGTGGTGAAAGAGAGAAAAAAGGAAAGATGATGAAAGTTCCAGAGAATGGATTGATAATCATTGAGGGAATTCATGGACTTAATGAAAGACTAACATCATCTATTCCAAAAGAGAATAAATTTAAGGTATATGTGAGTTGTTTAACTCAATTGAATATAGATAATCATAATAGAGTAGCTACAAGTGATGTAAGAGAGATAAGACGTATTGTAAGAGATAGTTTAGCAAGAGAGACAGGAGCAGAGGAAACATTAGCAATGTGGGACTCAGTTAGAAGAGGAGAGGAGAAATATATCTTCCCATATCAAGAAGATGCGGATGTATTATTTAACTCTAATCTAGTATATGAGCTTGGAGTCTTAAAGAGATATGCTATTAGAGAACTTATAAGAATTAAACCTGATAGTGAATATTATGAGGAAGCTAAACGTCTTATAAAACTTTTATATTGTTTTGTAGATATAGATATAAAATATATTCCAGATGATTCAATATTAAAAGAGTTTATAGGAGATAGTATCTTTTATAAATATTAA
- a CDS encoding TonB-dependent receptor, which translates to MKKYLMLAAILAVGTTAIAEEKIASQKLNETVISTENFETSVLDTAKNITIVTQEEIQAKGANTVAEALRGVPGLTITSSEGSEPYFDLRGYGATAAQNTLILIDGVPLNNIQGSWYYTSQIPVNMIDKIEVIPSGGAVMYGDGAAGGVINIITKVPQDKKNYGSVGLEIGSWKTAKGSLNYGTKVTDRLLMDIAYTGYRSEGFRDKTQREQYKKYDKDDKKEAIWLRGKYLLDNGSLEANYRHNKLKDYYSGPLTKDQFEKDPSMAGDYNGICDSTEDSYTLKYNQKINEKFDFLVYGGYEQLEFYGDSTWTTKYLASQYFIKPQIKYNYGDNSYIILGGDYKDGKSEDKLNTSAKDKTRESYAGYILNKTTVGDWQFTQGYRREKIKYDAAKREGIFAPWYDAKENHEANSYELGVNYLYSDTGSVYLSYVNGYRSPSIQDLGARDLNKKIKLQETETYELGLKDMYKNTYISASVFLMNTKDEIYYDSEKYKNKNFDGKIERRGAQLSLNHYFDKLTLREGISFIESEIKDGVNKNNEFPGVPKWTVNLGATYNFTEKLIGNIDMYYQSAAYGNDDFANKLGKNNEYTTVDTNLTYKFNERLEIYGGIKNLFDEEYCSSFVLQEYPGYGSHNPADGRSYYAGFRCNF; encoded by the coding sequence ATGAAAAAATATTTAATGCTAGCAGCTATATTAGCTGTTGGAACAACTGCAATAGCAGAGGAGAAAATAGCAAGTCAAAAGTTAAATGAAACGGTTATTTCAACTGAAAACTTTGAAACAAGTGTACTTGATACTGCTAAAAATATCACTATTGTAACTCAAGAGGAGATTCAAGCTAAGGGAGCTAATACAGTAGCTGAAGCTTTAAGAGGAGTGCCAGGTTTAACAATTACATCATCTGAAGGATCAGAACCTTATTTTGATTTAAGAGGTTATGGAGCTACTGCTGCTCAAAATACTCTTATTTTAATTGATGGGGTACCATTAAATAATATTCAAGGTAGCTGGTATTATACAAGTCAAATTCCTGTAAATATGATTGATAAAATAGAGGTAATTCCATCTGGTGGAGCTGTAATGTATGGAGATGGAGCAGCTGGAGGAGTTATTAATATTATTACTAAAGTACCTCAAGATAAGAAAAATTATGGTAGTGTAGGTTTAGAAATAGGTTCTTGGAAAACAGCAAAGGGAAGTTTAAACTATGGAACTAAAGTAACTGATAGATTATTAATGGATATTGCTTATACTGGATATAGAAGTGAAGGATTTAGAGATAAAACTCAAAGAGAACAATATAAAAAATATGATAAAGATGATAAAAAAGAAGCTATTTGGTTAAGAGGTAAATATCTTTTAGATAATGGAAGCTTAGAAGCCAACTATAGACATAATAAGTTAAAAGATTATTATTCAGGACCATTAACAAAAGATCAATTTGAAAAAGATCCTAGCATGGCAGGAGATTATAACGGAATCTGTGATAGTACTGAAGACAGTTATACATTAAAATATAATCAAAAAATAAATGAAAAATTTGATTTTTTAGTGTATGGAGGATATGAACAATTAGAATTTTATGGAGATAGTACTTGGACAACAAAGTATCTAGCAAGTCAATATTTTATTAAACCTCAAATTAAATATAATTATGGAGATAATAGTTATATTATACTAGGTGGTGACTATAAAGATGGAAAATCTGAAGATAAATTAAATACTTCAGCTAAAGATAAAACTAGAGAATCTTATGCAGGATATATTTTAAATAAAACAACTGTAGGAGATTGGCAATTTACTCAAGGTTATAGAAGAGAAAAAATAAAATATGACGCAGCAAAAAGAGAAGGAATTTTTGCTCCTTGGTATGATGCTAAAGAGAATCATGAGGCTAATAGTTATGAATTAGGAGTAAACTATTTATATTCTGATACTGGTAGTGTATATTTGAGTTATGTAAATGGTTATAGAAGTCCCAGTATTCAAGATTTAGGAGCACGTGATCTAAATAAAAAAATCAAATTACAAGAAACAGAAACTTATGAATTAGGTTTAAAAGATATGTATAAAAATACTTATATTTCAGCCTCAGTATTTTTAATGAATACTAAAGATGAAATTTATTATGATTCTGAAAAATATAAAAATAAAAATTTTGATGGAAAAATTGAAAGAAGAGGAGCTCAATTATCTTTAAATCATTATTTTGATAAATTAACTTTAAGAGAGGGAATCTCTTTTATTGAATCTGAAATTAAAGATGGAGTAAATAAAAATAATGAGTTTCCAGGAGTACCAAAATGGACAGTTAATTTAGGAGCTACTTATAACTTTACAGAAAAATTGATAGGAAATATTGATATGTACTATCAAAGTGCAGCTTATGGAAATGATGATTTTGCAAATAAACTTGGAAAAAATAATGAGTATACTACTGTAGATACAAATTTAACTTATAAATTTAATGAAAGGCTAGAAATTTATGGTGGAATTAAAAATCTATTTGATGAAGAATATTGTTCATCATTTGTTTTACAAGAATATCCAGGTTATGGAAGTCATAATCCAGCTGATGGAAGAAGTTATTATGCAGGATTTAGATGTAACTTCTAA